AAATACTTTGGCTCATCAGGCTTGAAATGCCATCCGATTTCATTCTCTAAAACAGATTTGCTTGTTTCACTACTGATTTTGCTAAGTGGAAACCAGGCTGTCGTTACCTTGTAGATGGCATCATCAATGACCACGGGATCCATCTTTTCCAGCGACTTCATGACACTGAAGGTAGAAGTGAACCGGGGCATTCCAGTCACTGACAGCGTGACATCAAAACCTGTGTTACCCATTTTTTCCGAAGTGCATCCGAGTGCAAAAACAAATGGCACAACGAAAAAACAGAGAAATAATCGATTTAACCGGCGCATTTCAATCTACACAACCTAAAATTTTTAGTTAGCAACTGTTGCCTTAAAGCGTGGGTCCGCTTCAACAGCCTTAACTAAAGCATCTGTTGTAACTTTACCCTTCTCAATCTTTACCACAGCCTTGTTCTCATCCATAGAAACACTGACAACTTCAGAGACACCGGTAACCTTTGTAAGTGCATCCTGCACCGCACTGGTACACCCGCCTCACGTCATACCGGTTACAGTAAGCGTCACTTCTTCAATGCTTACTGCTGCCGTTTGGGTTGGCGTTTCTGTCGCTTCTTCTGCCGTTTGGCTTGGTGTTTCTGCTGGTTTCTTTGACGAGTCTGCGCAAGCGAAAACAAATAAAAGTGCCGCAAAGCAGACAAATAGCATGCTCACGTTTAAATGACGCATAAGTTTATTCCCCTTATTTGTAAAAAGCGAACTTCCGATCGCGCCCTTTAATTTTATCTCTAATGAATTAAACTATATCCTGTTGAGGACGCAAAGGAAATATGATTCGCTCTTCAACTCATATAGAAAGGGCGGACAAATCCGCCCTTCGCTCTATGCCACTAATTGGCGACCGTCGCCTTAAAGCGCGGATCTGCTTCAACAGCCTTAATCAAGGCATCAGTTGTAACTTTCCCCTTTTTAACTTCCACCACAGCTGTGTTGTTATCCATAGAAACGCTGATAACCTTAGAGACACCGGTGACCTTCGTGAGTGCATCCTGCACCGCACTGGTACAATTGCCTCAGGTCATTCCCGTCACATCGAGCGTTACTTCTTCAATCCGATCGCCCAGCAATCCACAACCGAGTATGAACGCGAAAGCAATCAGACAAACCAGCGATAATTTGGCGATATACATCCGGGTAACCTCCTTGAATTAGTTATTTGTTATTCTAACATGTATTAATTTTTTTTACAACATTTTTTAAGAATGGATTTAACTTGACTTTTTGTTTTCTGTACCGTAAGATTAATGTAGATTATCAAACAATTGGATCCAACGCAAGTTCTCAAAATGCTTCTGTAGCCGTAAAAGGTTTTGAAACTTGCAAACGAACAAAAACTGCACGGAGAATCCTTCGTGCAAAAAGGAGTTTTGAAAAAATGAAACACAGAATTCATCTTGCCTTCCTTGTGGCATTGCTCGTTGTGGGAGCGTTTTTCGTTGTTAACGCCTATCCTACCGATGAAACGCAGCCTGCCGATGCAGAGAAGCCAGCCACTGAGGAAGTGACGCTCAGTGTAACCGGCATGACATGAGGCGGCTGTACCAGTCAGGTGCAGGATGCACTCAGCAAAGTCGCCGGTGTCTCTGAAGTCGTCAGCGTTTCTCGGGATACAAACACCGCTGTTGTGAAGGTAGCGAAGGGAAAAGTAGCAACAGAGGCGTTAGTCAAAGCCATTGAATCCGTTGAAGGACGCAACTTTTCGGCTACTCCCATCGAGGAAGTGACACTTAGTGTAACCGGTATGACGTGAGGTGGCTGTACCAGCGCAGTGCAGGATGCACTCAGTAAGGTTGCCGGTGTTTCTGAAGTGGTAAGCGTTTCTATGGATACGAACACGGCTGTTGTGAAAGTGCCAAAAGGGAAAGTAGCATCAGAGGCGTTAGTCAAGGCTGTTGAGTCCGTTAAAGGGCGCAACTTTTCCGCTGCTCCCATTGAGGAAGTAGCACTTAGTATTACCGGTATGACGTGAGGTGGCTGTGTCAGCGCAGTGCAGGATGCACTCAGTAAGGTTGCCGGTATCTCTGAAGTGGTAAGCGTTTCTATGGATACGAACACGGCTGTTGTGAAAGTGCCAAAAGGGAAAGTAGCATCAGAGGCGTTAGTCAAGGCTGTTGAGTCCGTTAAAGGGCGCAACTTTTCCGCTGCTCCCATTGAGGAAGTAGCACTTAGTATTACCGGTATGACGTGAGGTGGCTGTGTCAGCGCAGTGCAGGATGCACTCAGTAAGGTTGCCGGTATCTCTGAAGTGGTAAGCGTTTCTATGGATACGAACACGGCTGTTGTGAAAGTGCCAAGAGGAAAGGTCGCATCAGAGGTGTTAGTCAAGGCTGTTGAGTCCGTTGAAGGGCGCAACTTTTCCGCTGTGGTCATTGAAGAAGTGACGCTTAGTGTCACTGGCATGGTGTGTGATGCGTGTCCGAGCAAGGTACAGGATGCACTCAGTAAGGTTGCTGGTGTCTCTGAAGTAGTAAGCGTTTCTACCGACACAAACACCGCTGTTGTGAAAATCACACAAGGGAAAGTGACAACAGAGGCGTTAATCAAGGCGATTGCAGCGATTGAAGGCGGGAGTTTTAAGGCGCAAGTCGCGCATTAGAATTACATTACGGTGGGCGAGCATCGCTCGTCCACGCCTCATCTGGTATAAATTCAAGCAACTCATGTGCAAGTTGATGGTTGTGTATTTTCGGATGTGAAGCCCAATAATTTCTTAAAATTGAATGCCTCTATAATCCTTATATTGAATCAAAAAATCACCTTTTTCTTGACAAAAAGTGAGTTTGATTCCAGCGCGTAGGTTGGGTTGAACGGCGAGCTACTAAAAGTCGCATAGACCCGATGACTTTCGAGTGCCTCTACGGCACGGGCGTTGGGCATTGATAGAACCCCCCTTTATCGGAAATCGAAAAAATATAACTTGCTAAAGTAAAAATGCTGTCGCATTTTGCGACACAACACGCCGGAACCTGCTTTATCAAGGCTCCGAAAGCCATATTGCTTCCAAACTTGTCGCATTTTGCGACACTCGCCGAAAAATAACTTTAAGCACCCCTATCACATCGCGAACAGCCTGGATCCCGCGTGCTGCCTTGACGGACAAAGTTATACCGGAACCGATAAGCACGTTTTCTCCGATTGGCACAGTTCTTGCTCATACAGTAACGTGAGTTGTGAGTTTGATAAAAGTGACATGTTGGGTTTTGCTACCGCTATTGGCGCAGAGGGTGCCTTGAAAAACGGCATATCTGTCCACATTGCGAGGTTTTTGATGTATTTCTACCGCTCTACTTGGGGCTGGGGAAATCCGCAGAAATACCCAAGCAGAAACCCCTATAGGTTTATTTTCAAGCTCACGTTTACTAAACATGCCGTGACAACTCGGAAACGCTTTAGAAAGTAATAAATAAACGCAATGAGTAGTTTTGGGATGTCTAATAAAAATCTGAATTTTATTATATGAATTGCAATGAACTTACCTCATGGAGTTAGTTGTATGGTTACAGCGGCATTGATTATCAGGAAAAATATGTTACCTCTGTTACCGGTTTATGATAGAGAGAAAATCTGTGCTTACGCCATTCGGCTTGTCAATCGGTTGGATGCGAATCATGTCCTACAGTTTTTTTACAATCTGGTTAAGAACCTTGAATTTCGGGGAATCTACCCCTACACTCTTGATGAACATAAATGGAATCACTACGGTATTCACATGAATAGATGTTTCGTTAGCGATGTATAACAGACTATTACTATGCACTGCTAACAAGGAAATGATCTGATGGCTTATACAGCCTTGGAGGTTACAGCAATGGCTAAACAGATGAAAAAAGGAACAGACGGGGACTGGTCAGATTTTGGTCATGGGAGTGGTGAGGTCATGGGTGGCAAACTAAAAGGTCAAACAAGCACGAATTATTTTGAGTTCCTCTGTCCTTGTTGTGATGATGGTCAAGTGATGTATATTGTTGATGCTCTACAAAATACGGGTACGAAAAAGCATCACGAGCATTTTAAAAAAAGAAACGAAATGCTGAAAGAGCACTCAGTGAAAATGCGTCGGTGTCTTGTGCATTTATCGCTGAAAATTTATTGTCCTGAATGCAGACTTACAGACATCGTGAAAATCAGCAATCTTGGTGCTGCCTCGTGGAACATAAACAATCTTACGGTTACGTTAAGTTCGCTTACCCATAAATGAGAGTGATAGCGTGACGACGGGAGTGCGGAGAACCCCGCGCTTCTGTTTTTTCAAGAAGCCTGTACCTATCAATCTATACGGAAGTCTCTACACGTCAAGATGAAAAGGAGCACTAAATGCGAAGGAAACAGTTTTATCAATTTTCAGTTGTAAAGGGTGTTGTCAAATGAAGAAGATCACTGCCTTTACTATATTGATAGGTTTGACACTGACCGTTGTCATATACTTCGGATACTTGAACCGAGAACCGCAGGCACCTATCGTCATTTACAAAGCAACAACACCTCTACCCAAGACGGAAAACCGCACAGAAAAAACGTCAAATACGCAACAGGATACGCGGGCGGGTCGCCTATCCGAAACAGGGGAAATAACACAAGACGCGATCCATATTGAACCGGTGGATTTACCGCACCGCCTCAATGACTTCGGAAGCTTCAATGATCCGTTGGGTGAAACTGAAGTTATACACGCTGAAAATGAGGGAATTCAGGCTGAATCGCCGTTTGGTTATGGTCCCTATCCAGAAGTACCCGCAGACTATCCTTGGCAACCGATCTGGACTTTATCTGACGAAGACCGCGCCCATTATGCTCAAGCGCATCCTGATGGTGAGCGCGGTATTGAATTAATGCAACGGGTCGGTATAAAGTTGTGGCAAATGGTGCAAAATTTTACAGGTATCGCTTATTCATCCAATGGTAGGGTATACCCGAATTTCCCGGATACTGTATATGTGGATGTACAGCAAACGGAAACAGGGACATCTATATCCGTAACTGGAAGCTTTATATCTGAAGAAGATATGGAGTTGATAAAAAACGGCGGTACGCCCCCTGGCATAACAGTAAAAGATATGTCTGAAGGTATTGAACCTTTTAGTTTTCTCGATCTCTAAGTTCCAAATGTCATACCATAGGAGGATAAAAATATGTTTGCAAGAATGAAGATCGCATTATCTATCGCTCTAATTCTCGTCATGTTTGTGTTCATGTCGGAACACGGAATGACGCACAATTACCAGAATCACGGATATTTGTATGTGATGGTGCATTCTTCCGCAGGTGTTAGCAGTATCGGTCAAGATATTTTCGGCGACTATACGGAGTATTGGACGTATGGCAGCACTTCGCTTTCAACACCTTCAGACATAGAGGGTGATAACCTTTATATTGGACAATGTACCCAACGTATTTCTGTGCCCGGTGCAGCACCACATTTTCAGGTTTATGCTTTTCAAGGCTCACAATTTTTTGGGACATCCCGTTCTGGCACATTCAGACACTATACTGAACGTAACAACAAAAGCAGTGCATGGTGTACCCAAGAGTCGGTCGCATTTTACACCGATCCGACCGGTCAAAGGCGACGCGTAGACCACGACCATATGGCTGAGGTTGACATCCCGCCCGGCGGCTCATCTGTCAATGAACCTTGGTAACCTTAGTGAAATCAGAGCGGTGGATGCCTTGTCCACCGCTTTTTTTTATACTTTACTGAGCATATTTGAAATGGAGGGGAATTTTAAAAATGAGGTTATTTGAAAAATGTGTTGCCCTCTTTGTGGTGCTATTGATTTTCTTTGTTGTCGGTTGCGGCGATAAGAATGAAGAATCTGAACAGCCACTTGATCCTTCCGTTGATCCCACAATTTCTGAAACAGGTGGATCGGCGATAAACCCTGGGGAATGGGACACGCTTTCACAATCCCAGAAAACAGTAAAATACTGATGCCGTTAGTTTACCGCCGATGCACATCTAAGAACGTAAAGACTTTTTGGATCCGTTGGAGCTGCTTCTGCAACGCCGCAGCGCGCTCAAATTGTAGTGCCTCCGACGCACTATCCCGTTTGGAAACCAGACGCACCTGGACTTTTTCATATTCTCCATCCAACAAATCGACGATATCTGTAATCATCTCTCCATAGTTTTCGCGCGTAATGAGTGCTGCACAGGGCGCATCGCACCGTTTTAAGTCATACTGAAAACAGGCGCGAAATCCCGGGATTGGTGTAATCTCACCTTCGCACGTGCGAACCGGAAATATCCGCTGTAAAACGTCAATCGCCTCATCTGTCCAGCGCCGACTCGACAACGGTCCAAAATATCTCGCACCATCTTCTGGTTGGGTTTCGGACACACGATCAAGGCGCGGAAACGCCTCTCCAACGTCTATCCGAATGTACCAAGATGTCCTTCCATATTTCAGTGCGGTGTTATAGGAGGGTTGATATTCTTGGATCAGTCGCGATTCAAGGAAGAGGGCTTCCTGTTCTGAACGACAAATTTGATACCGGACATCTGTCGTCCATCGGATAAGCCGTTTGATTTTGCTTGGGCGGTTCTTAGTTTTGTGGAGATAAGAGCGCACCCGTTTCCGTAAACATTTCGCCTTGCCGATATAGAGGATCGTCCCCGTCGCACCACGAAAAAAGTAGACACCCGGATCCGATGGCACGTCGGCTATCATTTCTTGGGTCAGCATAGGTCAATTCATAGAGTAGGACTTATTTTTTAATTTATCATATTTTTCTAAACGATTCAAGAAAAAAGACACATCCACACGCTTGACA
The Candidatus Poribacteria bacterium genome window above contains:
- a CDS encoding cation transporter, encoding MQDALSKVAGISEVVSVSMDTNTAVVKVPRGKVASEVLVKAVESVEGRNFSAVVIEEVTLSVTGMVCDACPSKVQDALSKVAGVSEVVSVSTDTNTAVVKITQGKVTTEALIKAIAAIEGGSFKAQVAH
- a CDS encoding GIY-YIG nuclease family protein, producing the protein MLTQEMIADVPSDPGVYFFRGATGTILYIGKAKCLRKRVRSYLHKTKNRPSKIKRLIRWTTDVRYQICRSEQEALFLESRLIQEYQPSYNTALKYGRTSWYIRIDVGEAFPRLDRVSETQPEDGARYFGPLSSRRWTDEAIDVLQRIFPVRTCEGEITPIPGFRACFQYDLKRCDAPCAALITRENYGEMITDIVDLLDGEYEKVQVRLVSKRDSASEALQFERAAALQKQLQRIQKVFTFLDVHRR